The nucleotide sequence CAGATATTGAACCTGCTTAAAGGGCTTCAGCAGTCGCGAGGGCTTTCATATCTCTTCATTTCCCACAACTTGGCCGTCGTGAGGCACATGAGCCACGAGGTAGCTGTGATGTATCTGGTTAAAGAAAGGAAGGCCTTGTCCTTTACAGCTGGCGAGCCTTCTGTAGACCTATTCCCGCTGGATGGATTAAAAGAGGCGTTTGCGCGGGCGTTCGAGGAGCCTGCCATAGGCATTCCGTACCTCCTCTTCGTCGCTGAGGCGAAGGGCAACGACGCCGGCCTCGGTCTTGTGCAAGATCTGGGGGGAAATGACCTTTAAAGCCACG is from Acetomicrobium sp. S15 = DSM 107314 and encodes:
- a CDS encoding acetate--CoA ligase family protein, with the protein product MALKVISPQILHKTEAGVVALRLSDEEEVRNAYGRLLERPRKRLF